One Massilia sp. 9096 genomic window carries:
- the rluB gene encoding 23S rRNA pseudouridine(2605) synthase RluB, whose amino-acid sequence MNPTDNNETTPVEAGQEAPAKPKRTRAKAQAQTVGADAVTESAPAEAAAKPKRTRKPAAKRNEGGEGEQAAAAGASAPAAESIAAAPADAPAPARKPRARKPAADGAAAPASAPVAAQAAPAAAQGGAPADASANAPRQDQERGQRKPRGPRQMREQRQQRDARQHERTDGDAPAAAAAPAAAQATDASETGAPGEQRSERRREPRAGQQQKGQRKGQPQAQPGQQPGQRAQQAQGKNARGAKGKGGNPAKGSDADAVFSFVTSDAFDANEGGRGQAKPKARRDLTADDDAPKLHKVLAEAGLGSRRDMEELIIAGRVSVNGEPAHIGQRILPTDAVRINGKLMQRRVNNNKPPRVLVYHKPAGEIVSSDDPEGRPSVFDRLPAMKTGKWLAVGRLDFNTEGLLLFTNSGDLANRLMHPRYNIDREYAVRTLGELEEGMRQKLLAGVDLEDGKAAFSKIVDGGGEGVNRWYRVVIGEGRNREVRRMFEEVGLTVSRLIRTRYGAMTLPSGLKRGRWEEMEENDVRNFMTAFGIEKKGDKAGADKGGKGQGGGKTQRNHDDEDARSNGNRIDRADANRNVDPFGPPVVRAGATRGPVGILGGPVPGRGNGGNGGNGAYGAKGGGKGGKPGGGQGGQGGQGRGGKGGAPKGPRQPDPLQTTFGFAGAGQGRRSQGPRVSDNGMPRRGRRG is encoded by the coding sequence ATGAATCCAACTGACAACAACGAGACGACCCCTGTCGAGGCAGGGCAGGAAGCGCCCGCCAAGCCCAAGCGCACGCGCGCCAAGGCGCAGGCCCAGACCGTGGGCGCGGATGCCGTGACTGAAAGCGCCCCGGCCGAGGCCGCGGCCAAGCCGAAGCGCACCCGCAAGCCGGCCGCCAAGCGCAACGAAGGCGGCGAGGGCGAGCAGGCCGCAGCCGCAGGCGCGTCCGCACCGGCCGCCGAGAGCATCGCCGCCGCCCCGGCCGATGCGCCCGCTCCCGCACGCAAGCCGCGCGCGCGCAAGCCCGCCGCCGATGGCGCCGCAGCGCCGGCGAGTGCACCGGTCGCCGCCCAGGCCGCACCCGCCGCAGCCCAGGGCGGCGCGCCGGCCGACGCGTCCGCGAATGCGCCGCGCCAGGACCAGGAACGTGGCCAGCGCAAGCCGCGCGGCCCGCGCCAGATGCGCGAGCAGCGCCAGCAGCGCGATGCGCGCCAGCACGAGCGCACCGACGGCGATGCGCCGGCCGCCGCCGCGGCGCCTGCAGCCGCTCAGGCAACCGACGCAAGCGAGACGGGCGCGCCAGGCGAGCAGCGCAGCGAGCGCCGCCGCGAACCGCGCGCCGGCCAGCAGCAAAAAGGCCAGCGCAAAGGTCAACCCCAGGCTCAGCCAGGCCAGCAGCCAGGCCAGCGCGCCCAGCAGGCGCAGGGCAAGAACGCCCGTGGCGCCAAAGGCAAGGGCGGCAACCCCGCCAAGGGCAGCGATGCCGACGCCGTATTCTCCTTCGTGACCTCGGACGCGTTCGACGCCAACGAGGGCGGCCGTGGGCAGGCCAAGCCGAAAGCGCGCCGCGACCTGACCGCCGACGACGATGCGCCGAAGCTGCACAAGGTGCTGGCCGAGGCCGGCCTGGGTTCGCGTCGCGACATGGAAGAACTGATCATCGCCGGCCGCGTGTCGGTCAACGGCGAGCCGGCCCACATCGGCCAGCGCATCCTGCCGACCGATGCCGTGCGCATCAACGGCAAGCTGATGCAGCGCCGCGTGAACAACAACAAGCCGCCGCGCGTGCTGGTCTACCACAAGCCGGCCGGTGAAATCGTCAGCTCGGACGATCCGGAAGGCCGTCCGTCGGTGTTCGACCGCCTGCCGGCCATGAAGACCGGTAAATGGCTGGCGGTCGGCCGCCTCGACTTCAATACCGAGGGCCTGCTGCTGTTTACCAATTCCGGCGACCTCGCCAACCGCCTGATGCACCCGCGCTACAACATCGACCGCGAGTACGCCGTGCGCACGCTGGGCGAGCTGGAAGAGGGCATGCGCCAGAAGCTGCTGGCCGGCGTCGACCTGGAAGACGGCAAGGCCGCCTTCAGCAAGATCGTCGATGGCGGCGGCGAAGGCGTCAACCGCTGGTACCGCGTGGTGATCGGCGAAGGCCGCAACCGCGAGGTGCGCCGCATGTTCGAGGAAGTCGGCCTGACCGTCTCGCGCCTGATCCGCACCCGCTATGGCGCGATGACGCTGCCGAGCGGCCTGAAGCGCGGCCGCTGGGAAGAGATGGAAGAAAACGACGTCCGCAACTTCATGACCGCCTTCGGCATCGAGAAGAAGGGCGACAAGGCCGGCGCCGACAAGGGCGGCAAGGGCCAGGGCGGCGGCAAGACGCAGCGCAATCACGACGACGAAGACGCGCGCTCGAACGGCAACCGCATCGACCGTGCCGACGCCAACCGCAACGTCGATCCGTTCGGCCCGCCGGTGGTGCGCGCCGGCGCGACGCGCGGTCCGGTCGGCATCCTGGGCGGTCCGGTGCCGGGTCGTGGCAATGGCGGCAACGGCGGCAATGGCGCTTACGGCGCCAAGGGCGGCGGCAAAGGCGGCAAGCCGGGCGGCGGCCAGGGCGGCCAGGGCGGCCAGGGACGCGGCGGCAAGGGCGGCGCACCGAAGGGCCCGCGCCAGCCGGATCCGCTGCAGACCACGTTCGGCTTCGCCGGCGCCGGCCAGGGCCGCCGCAGTCAGGGCCCGCGCGTCAGCGACAACGGCATGCCGCGGCGCGGGCGCCGCGGTTGA
- the rimP gene encoding ribosome maturation factor RimP: MQLFDLIAKTVSGLGYELVDIERAERGILRVFIDFPAAVADEKGLISVEDCATVSHQLSHLLTVENIDYERLEVSSPGLDRPVRTLADFERFAGSECTVKLRVATPGSANRKTYTGILHAPQGDKIGLEFESKDGLALLEFTLAELDKARLVPKVDFRSRKA; the protein is encoded by the coding sequence GTGCAGTTGTTTGATTTGATCGCCAAGACAGTCAGCGGACTGGGCTACGAACTCGTCGACATCGAGCGTGCCGAGCGAGGCATCCTGCGCGTGTTCATCGATTTCCCGGCGGCGGTGGCGGACGAAAAAGGACTGATCTCGGTCGAAGATTGCGCCACGGTGAGCCACCAGCTGTCGCACTTGTTGACGGTTGAAAATATCGACTACGAGCGCCTGGAAGTGTCGTCGCCCGGACTGGACCGTCCGGTGCGCACCCTGGCCGACTTCGAACGCTTTGCCGGCAGCGAATGCACGGTCAAGCTGCGCGTGGCCACACCCGGCAGCGCGAACCGCAAGACCTACACGGGCATCCTGCATGCCCCGCAAGGCGACAAGATCGGATTGGAATTTGAAAGCAAGGACGGCCTGGCGTTGTTGGAATTTACGCTGGCCGAACTCGATAAGGCACGGCTGGTGCCAAAGGTGGATTTTAGGAGTCGCAAAGCATGA
- the nusA gene encoding transcription termination factor NusA, with the protein MSREILLLVDALAREKNVDKEVVFGALEFALAQATKKRYEGEVDIRVSIDRDSGEFETFRRWHVVPDEAGLQLPDQEILHFEAKEQIPDIEVDEYIEEPIESVEFGRRFAQDTKQVVLQRVRDAEREQILQDFLERGDALVTGTIKRMERGDAIVESGKIEARLPRDQMIPKENLRIGDRVRAYILRVDRNMRGPQVILSRTAPEFIMKLFELEVPEIEQGLLQIKSAARDAGVRAKIAVFTADKRIDPIGTCVGMRGSRVQAVTGELGGERVDIVLWSEDPAQFVIGALAPANVSSIMVDEEKHAMDVVVDEENLAIAIGRSGQNVRLASDLTGWKINIMTAEESANKSAQEAQAVRSLFIEKLDVDEEVANILVEEGFSSLEEIAYVPISEMLEIESFDEDTVNELRTRARDALVTEAIASEEGLEGMDESLANLEGMDRTTAGKLGLAGIKTLEQFAGLAYDEFGAILALPSDRARDLIKNEFNDVTDDEMKLVDSKYDDRAKALQAKAWSQVETAKA; encoded by the coding sequence ATGAGTCGCGAAATTTTGTTACTGGTTGATGCGCTTGCGCGCGAAAAGAATGTCGATAAAGAGGTCGTCTTTGGCGCCCTCGAGTTCGCGCTGGCGCAAGCCACCAAAAAACGCTACGAGGGCGAGGTCGACATCCGCGTGAGCATCGATCGCGACAGCGGCGAGTTCGAAACCTTCCGCCGTTGGCACGTCGTCCCCGACGAGGCCGGCCTGCAGCTGCCCGACCAGGAAATCCTGCACTTCGAAGCCAAGGAACAGATTCCGGACATCGAAGTCGACGAATACATCGAAGAACCGATCGAGTCGGTCGAATTCGGCCGCCGTTTTGCCCAGGACACCAAGCAGGTCGTGCTGCAGCGCGTGCGCGACGCCGAGCGCGAGCAGATCCTGCAGGACTTCCTGGAGCGCGGCGACGCGCTGGTCACCGGCACCATCAAGCGCATGGAGCGCGGCGATGCGATCGTCGAATCGGGCAAGATCGAAGCGCGCCTGCCGCGCGACCAGATGATCCCGAAGGAAAACCTGCGCATCGGCGACCGCGTCCGCGCCTATATCCTGCGCGTGGACCGCAATATGCGCGGCCCGCAGGTAATCCTGTCGCGTACCGCGCCGGAATTCATCATGAAGCTGTTCGAGCTGGAAGTGCCGGAAATCGAGCAAGGCCTGCTGCAGATCAAGTCGGCCGCCCGCGATGCCGGCGTGCGCGCCAAGATCGCCGTGTTCACGGCCGACAAGCGCATCGACCCGATCGGCACCTGCGTCGGCATGCGCGGTTCGCGCGTGCAGGCCGTGACCGGCGAGCTGGGCGGCGAGCGCGTGGACATCGTGCTGTGGTCGGAAGATCCGGCCCAGTTCGTGATCGGCGCGCTGGCCCCGGCCAACGTGTCGTCGATCATGGTCGACGAAGAAAAGCATGCGATGGACGTCGTGGTGGACGAGGAAAACCTGGCAATCGCGATCGGCCGTTCGGGCCAGAACGTGCGCCTGGCGTCCGATCTGACCGGCTGGAAGATCAACATCATGACGGCCGAGGAATCGGCCAACAAGTCGGCCCAGGAAGCCCAGGCCGTGCGTTCGCTGTTCATTGAAAAGCTGGACGTCGACGAGGAAGTGGCCAATATCCTGGTCGAGGAAGGCTTCTCGAGCCTTGAAGAAATCGCTTACGTGCCCATCTCCGAAATGCTGGAGATCGAATCGTTTGACGAAGACACCGTCAACGAGCTGCGCACCCGCGCACGCGACGCACTGGTGACCGAGGCGATCGCATCCGAGGAAGGCCTCGAGGGCATGGACGAATCGCTGGCCAACCTGGAAGGGATGGACCGCACCACCGCCGGCAAGCTTGGTCTCGCCGGCATCAAGACTCTGGAACAATTCGCGGGCCTGGCCTACGACGAGTTCGGCGCCATCCTGGCCTTGCCGAGCGATCGTGCCCGTGATCTGATCAAGAATGAATTTAATGATGTGACCGACGATGAGATGAAACTGGTCGATTCGAAATACGACGACCGGGCCAAGGCCTTGCAGGCGAAAGCCTGGAGCCAGGTGGAAACGGCCAAGGCATAA
- the infB gene encoding translation initiation factor IF-2: protein MASNNVAQFATELKMPADLLLTQLRSAGVDKSSTSDPLSKDDKDKLLNHLRRTHGAADQGEKKKITVTRKETSEIKQADASGKSRTIQVEVRKKRTFVQRDDLVTTKPAASAPVIDAAEQARREEEARRQQELLARQEAELREKQERLARLESEKAAQAKAAEEQAQRDAQEREERARKEAAAAAQAAAEATAGASAGAASAAEDGKRAAAEEAKKAAAEEAKRKADEAAKEAAERAAATERARKAVADEVAQIKAMMAQPRRVIKAPEPAPAKPKAAEPATLHKPADKKPAEARAGAAAPSTDANGRAKPGDKKSIKSANVASTWSDDKKRGAPGGGMKGRGPAATTGGRDGWRAGGGRGGRRSGHDDRESNFQAPTEAIVREVYVPETITVAELAHKMAVKASEVIKQLMKLGQMCTINQVLDQETAMIVVEEMGHKAFPAAVDDPEALLTDPADHHEFEAKPRAPVVTVMGHVDHGKTSLLDYIRRAKVAAGEAGGITQHIGAYHVDTPRGMVTFLDTPGHEAFTAMRARGAKATDIVILVVAADDGVMPQTKEAIAHAKAAGVPLVVAINKIDKPGGNVDRVTQELVAEGVVPEEYGGESPFVPVSAKTGQGIDDLLENVLLQAEVLELKAPVESMARGLVVEARLDKGRGPVATILVQSGTLKRGDVVLAGSSFGRVRAMLDENGKSVTEAGPSIPVEIQGLTEVPSAGEEVMVMGDERKAREIALFRQGKFRDVKLAKQQAAKLENMFDQMAEGEVKNLPLIVKTDVQGSQEALVGSLQKLSTSEVRVQIVHAAVGGITESDVNLATASKAVIIGFNARADAQARKLAETNGVDIRYYSIIYDAIDEIKTAMSGMLAPEKREHVTGQVEIRQVILVSKVGAIAGCLVTDGVVKRTSSVRLLRNNIVVWTGEIDSLKRFKDDAKEVRAGLECGLSLKNYNEIQVGDVLEVFEVQEVARTL from the coding sequence ATGGCGAGTAACAACGTAGCCCAATTTGCCACCGAACTGAAGATGCCCGCAGATCTGCTGCTGACGCAGCTGCGTTCCGCCGGCGTCGACAAAAGTTCGACGTCAGATCCCTTGTCCAAAGATGATAAGGATAAGCTGCTGAACCATCTGCGCCGTACCCACGGCGCCGCGGACCAGGGTGAAAAGAAAAAGATCACGGTGACCCGCAAGGAAACCTCCGAGATCAAGCAGGCTGACGCCAGCGGCAAATCGCGCACGATCCAGGTCGAAGTACGCAAGAAGCGCACCTTCGTGCAGCGTGACGACCTGGTGACGACCAAACCGGCCGCAAGCGCGCCGGTGATCGACGCTGCCGAACAGGCACGCCGCGAGGAAGAGGCACGCCGTCAGCAGGAGCTGCTGGCGCGCCAGGAAGCGGAACTGCGCGAGAAGCAGGAACGCCTGGCCCGTCTCGAGTCCGAGAAAGCGGCCCAGGCCAAGGCGGCCGAAGAGCAGGCCCAGCGCGACGCGCAGGAGCGCGAAGAGCGCGCCCGCAAGGAAGCGGCAGCTGCGGCCCAGGCCGCCGCTGAAGCGACCGCCGGCGCCTCGGCCGGCGCCGCCAGCGCCGCCGAAGACGGCAAGCGTGCCGCCGCGGAGGAAGCCAAGAAGGCTGCCGCCGAGGAAGCCAAGCGCAAGGCCGACGAAGCCGCCAAGGAAGCTGCCGAACGCGCTGCCGCCACCGAGCGCGCACGCAAGGCCGTGGCCGACGAAGTGGCCCAGATCAAGGCCATGATGGCCCAGCCGCGCCGCGTCATCAAGGCGCCGGAACCCGCGCCGGCCAAGCCGAAAGCGGCGGAACCGGCAACGCTGCACAAGCCGGCCGACAAAAAGCCGGCCGAAGCGCGCGCAGGCGCGGCGGCCCCGAGCACCGACGCCAACGGCCGCGCCAAGCCGGGCGACAAGAAATCGATCAAGTCGGCCAACGTGGCCTCGACCTGGTCGGACGACAAGAAGCGCGGCGCACCGGGCGGCGGCATGAAGGGCCGTGGCCCGGCTGCGACCACCGGCGGCCGTGACGGCTGGCGGGCAGGCGGCGGCCGTGGCGGCCGTCGTAGCGGCCACGACGATCGCGAATCGAACTTCCAGGCCCCGACCGAGGCGATCGTGCGCGAGGTCTACGTGCCGGAAACCATCACCGTGGCCGAACTGGCGCACAAGATGGCGGTCAAGGCGTCGGAAGTCATCAAGCAGCTGATGAAGCTGGGCCAGATGTGCACCATCAACCAGGTGCTGGACCAGGAAACCGCGATGATCGTGGTGGAAGAGATGGGCCACAAGGCCTTCCCGGCCGCCGTCGACGATCCGGAAGCGCTGCTGACCGATCCAGCCGATCATCACGAGTTCGAGGCCAAGCCGCGTGCGCCGGTCGTGACCGTCATGGGTCACGTCGACCACGGCAAGACCTCGCTGCTGGACTACATCCGTCGCGCCAAGGTCGCAGCGGGCGAGGCCGGCGGCATCACGCAGCACATCGGCGCCTACCACGTCGATACGCCGCGCGGCATGGTCACCTTCCTGGATACCCCGGGTCACGAAGCCTTTACCGCGATGCGTGCCCGTGGTGCGAAAGCCACCGACATCGTCATCCTGGTGGTGGCGGCCGACGACGGCGTGATGCCGCAAACGAAGGAAGCGATCGCCCACGCGAAAGCGGCCGGCGTGCCCCTGGTCGTGGCGATCAACAAGATCGACAAGCCGGGCGGCAACGTCGACCGCGTGACGCAGGAACTGGTCGCCGAAGGCGTGGTGCCGGAAGAATACGGCGGCGAGTCGCCGTTCGTCCCGGTGTCGGCCAAGACCGGCCAGGGTATCGACGACCTGCTGGAAAACGTGCTGCTGCAAGCCGAAGTGCTGGAACTGAAGGCGCCGGTCGAATCGATGGCGCGTGGCCTGGTGGTCGAAGCCCGTCTGGACAAGGGCCGCGGCCCGGTCGCGACCATCCTGGTGCAGTCGGGTACCCTGAAGCGCGGCGACGTCGTGCTGGCCGGTTCGTCGTTCGGCCGCGTCCGTGCGATGCTGGACGAAAACGGCAAATCGGTGACCGAAGCCGGTCCGTCGATCCCGGTCGAGATCCAGGGCTTGACCGAAGTGCCGAGTGCCGGCGAAGAAGTCATGGTCATGGGCGACGAGCGCAAGGCGCGTGAAATCGCACTGTTCCGTCAAGGTAAGTTCCGCGACGTGAAACTGGCCAAGCAGCAGGCAGCGAAGCTGGAAAACATGTTCGACCAGATGGCCGAAGGCGAAGTCAAGAACCTGCCGCTCATCGTCAAGACGGACGTGCAGGGTTCGCAGGAAGCGCTGGTCGGTTCGCTGCAGAAGCTGTCGACCTCGGAAGTGCGGGTGCAGATCGTGCACGCGGCCGTGGGCGGCATCACCGAGTCGGACGTCAACCTGGCGACCGCGTCGAAGGCAGTCATCATCGGCTTCAACGCCCGTGCCGACGCCCAGGCGCGCAAGCTGGCCGAGACGAACGGCGTCGACATCCGTTACTACAGCATCATTTACGATGCGATCGACGAGATCAAGACGGCGATGTCGGGCATGCTTGCGCCGGAAAAGCGCGAGCACGTCACCGGCCAGGTCGAAATCCGCCAGGTCATCCTGGTGTCGAAGGTGGGCGCGATTGCCGGCTGTCTGGTCACCGACGGCGTCGTCAAGCGCACCTCTTCGGTTCGCCTGCTGCGCAACAACATCGTGGTCTGGACCGGCGAGATCGATTCGCTCAAGCGCTTCAAGGACGACGCCAAGGAAGTGCGCGCCGGCCTCGAGTGCGGCCTGTCGCTGAAGAACTACAACGAGATCCAGGTCGGCGACGTTCTGGAAGTGTTCGAAGTGCAGGAAGTGGCGCGTACGCTGTAA
- the rbfA gene encoding 30S ribosome-binding factor RbfA has protein sequence MAKHSKSIPQRGLRVADQIQKDLSELIAFELKDPRVGMVTISEVKLTPDYAHAKVYFTLLKDGPNEVKQTLEGLSKAAGYLRNLLGKRLHIHTLPQLHFVHDTSTSRGLAMSALIDQANATRALDDEETRAQVEGKGDTEADAAGNGVDAE, from the coding sequence ATGGCAAAACACAGCAAAAGCATTCCCCAGCGCGGCCTGCGCGTGGCCGACCAGATCCAGAAGGACCTGTCGGAACTGATCGCCTTCGAGCTGAAGGATCCGCGCGTCGGCATGGTCACCATCAGCGAAGTCAAGCTGACCCCGGACTACGCGCATGCGAAGGTGTATTTCACTCTGCTCAAGGACGGCCCGAACGAGGTCAAGCAGACCCTGGAAGGCCTGAGCAAGGCGGCCGGCTACCTGCGCAACCTGCTCGGCAAGCGCCTGCATATCCACACGCTGCCGCAGCTGCACTTCGTGCACGACACGTCGACCAGCCGCGGCCTGGCGATGTCGGCCCTGATCGACCAGGCCAACGCCACCCGCGCGCTGGACGATGAGGAGACCCGCGCCCAGGTCGAAGGCAAGGGCGATACCGAAGCCGACGCGGCCGGTAACGGCGTAGACGCCGAGTGA
- the truB gene encoding tRNA pseudouridine(55) synthase TruB, whose product MNARPPKKPRDLVDGVLLIDKPVGLSSNDALIKVKRIVNAKKAGHTGTLDPFATGLLPLCFGEATKFSQDLLEADKTYLAKVHLGVTTTTGDTEGETVATHPVEVTVEQIEAALAKFRGPIMQIPPMYSALKRDGKALYEYAREGVTLEREARPVTIHALEMLDYEAPFLTIRVTCSKGTYIRVLGEDIGAALACGAHLNQLRRIGVGSLSITGMVTLEQLQAHDNPLSLLAPVDALLSSFPRLELTPELAKRFQNGQRLALNREPVALPDQQGRVRVYLENKLLGTAILQEWGVLQPERLIANAPPA is encoded by the coding sequence GTGAACGCGCGGCCCCCGAAAAAGCCCCGTGACCTGGTCGACGGGGTGCTGTTGATCGACAAGCCGGTCGGCCTGTCCTCGAACGATGCGCTGATCAAGGTCAAACGCATCGTCAATGCCAAGAAGGCCGGCCACACCGGCACGCTCGACCCGTTCGCCACCGGCCTGCTGCCGCTGTGCTTCGGCGAAGCGACCAAGTTCTCGCAAGACCTGCTGGAAGCCGACAAGACCTACCTGGCCAAGGTGCACCTGGGCGTGACCACGACCACCGGCGACACCGAAGGCGAGACCGTCGCCACCCACCCGGTCGAGGTCACGGTCGAACAGATCGAAGCCGCGCTGGCAAAATTCCGCGGCCCGATCATGCAGATCCCGCCGATGTATTCGGCTCTCAAGCGCGACGGCAAGGCGTTGTACGAGTACGCGCGCGAGGGCGTCACGCTCGAGCGCGAGGCGCGCCCGGTGACGATCCACGCGCTCGAGATGCTCGACTACGAGGCGCCGTTCCTGACCATCCGCGTGACCTGCAGCAAAGGCACCTACATCCGCGTGCTGGGCGAAGACATCGGCGCCGCGCTCGCTTGCGGCGCGCACCTGAACCAGCTGCGCCGCATCGGCGTCGGCAGCCTGAGCATCACCGGCATGGTGACGCTGGAACAGCTGCAGGCGCACGACAATCCGCTGTCGCTGCTGGCGCCGGTCGACGCATTGCTCTCGAGCTTCCCGCGACTGGAACTCACGCCCGAGCTGGCCAAACGCTTCCAGAACGGCCAGCGCCTGGCCCTGAACCGCGAACCGGTGGCGCTGCCTGACCAGCAGGGCAGGGTGCGCGTCTATCTGGAAAACAAACTGCTCGGCACCGCCATCCTGCAGGAGTGGGGCGTGCTGCAGCCGGAGCGGCTGATCGCCAATGCGCCGCCGGCTTGA
- the typA gene encoding translational GTPase TypA encodes MSNTKRAIRNIAIIAHVDHGKTTLVDQLLRQSGTFRENQAVDTRVMDSNDLEKERGITILSKNCAVEYEGTHINIVDTPGHADFGGEVERVLSMVDSVLLLVDAQEGPMPQTRFVTRKALALGLKPIVVVNKVDRPGARADWAINQTFELFDKLGANDEQLDFPIVYASGLNGYAGLTEDVRSGDMKPLFDAILKYVPVRDDNPDGPLQMQITSLDYSSYVGKIGIGRVNRGRVKTGQDVVVLNGPDSTPIKGRINQVLNFKGLERVLVDEAVAGDICLINGIEEIGIGSTVCAADTPEALPMLTVDEPTLTMNFMVNNSPLAGREGKFVTSRQLRERLERELKANVALRVLPTPDDTVFEVSGRGELHLTILLENMRREGFELAVSRPRVVFKMVDGVRHEPYENLTVDVEEANQGGVMEELGRRRGDLQNMESDGKGRVRLEYLIPARGLIGFQGEFMTLTRGTGLMSHVFHEYAPVDNSKGELAGRRNGVLISQDDGAAVAYAIWKLQDRGRMFVEHNTPVYEGMIIGIHSRDNDLVVNPIKGKQLTNVRSSGTDEAVRLVPPIQMSLEYAVEFIEDDELVEITPKSIRLRKRHLKEHERKKASREAA; translated from the coding sequence ATGTCAAACACCAAACGCGCGATTCGTAATATCGCAATCATCGCCCACGTTGACCACGGCAAAACCACTCTCGTGGACCAGCTGCTGCGTCAATCCGGCACCTTCCGTGAAAACCAGGCGGTGGACACCCGCGTGATGGACTCGAACGACCTCGAAAAGGAACGTGGCATCACGATTCTGTCGAAGAACTGCGCAGTCGAGTACGAAGGCACCCACATCAACATCGTCGACACCCCGGGCCACGCCGACTTCGGCGGCGAGGTCGAGCGCGTCCTGTCGATGGTCGACTCGGTGCTGCTGCTGGTCGACGCCCAGGAAGGCCCGATGCCGCAGACCCGCTTCGTGACCCGCAAGGCGCTGGCCCTGGGCCTCAAGCCGATCGTGGTCGTCAACAAGGTCGACCGTCCGGGCGCGCGCGCCGACTGGGCGATCAACCAGACCTTCGAACTGTTCGACAAGCTGGGCGCCAACGACGAGCAGCTGGACTTCCCGATCGTCTACGCTTCGGGCCTGAACGGCTATGCCGGCCTGACCGAAGACGTGCGCAGCGGCGACATGAAGCCCTTGTTCGACGCCATCCTGAAATACGTGCCGGTGCGTGACGACAACCCGGACGGTCCGCTGCAGATGCAGATCACCTCGCTGGACTACTCGTCCTACGTGGGCAAGATCGGTATCGGCCGTGTCAACCGTGGCCGCGTCAAGACCGGCCAGGATGTGGTCGTCCTGAACGGACCTGATTCGACCCCGATCAAGGGCCGCATCAACCAGGTGCTGAACTTCAAGGGCCTGGAGCGCGTGCTGGTCGACGAGGCCGTCGCCGGCGACATCTGCCTGATCAACGGTATCGAAGAAATCGGCATCGGTTCGACCGTTTGCGCTGCCGACACCCCGGAAGCGCTGCCGATGCTGACCGTCGACGAGCCGACCCTGACCATGAACTTCATGGTCAACAACTCGCCGCTGGCCGGCCGCGAAGGCAAGTTCGTCACCAGCCGCCAGCTGCGCGAGCGTCTCGAGCGCGAACTGAAGGCCAACGTGGCGCTGCGCGTGCTGCCGACCCCGGACGATACCGTGTTCGAAGTGTCGGGCCGCGGCGAGCTGCACCTGACCATCCTGCTGGAAAACATGCGCCGTGAAGGCTTCGAGCTGGCCGTGTCGCGTCCGCGCGTGGTTTTCAAGATGGTCGATGGCGTCCGTCACGAGCCGTATGAAAACCTGACCGTCGACGTCGAAGAAGCCAACCAGGGCGGCGTGATGGAAGAACTGGGCCGCCGCCGTGGCGACCTGCAGAACATGGAATCGGACGGCAAGGGCCGTGTCCGTCTGGAATACCTGATCCCGGCCCGTGGCCTGATCGGTTTCCAGGGCGAATTCATGACCCTGACCCGCGGTACCGGCCTGATGAGCCACGTGTTCCACGAATACGCACCGGTCGACAACAGCAAGGGCGAACTCGCCGGCCGCCGTAACGGCGTGCTGATCTCGCAGGACGACGGCGCCGCCGTGGCCTACGCGATCTGGAAGCTGCAGGACCGCGGCCGCATGTTCGTCGAGCACAACACGCCGGTGTACGAGGGCATGATCATCGGTATCCACTCGCGCGACAACGACCTGGTCGTCAACCCGATCAAGGGCAAGCAGCTGACCAACGTGCGCTCGTCGGGTACCGACGAAGCCGTGCGCCTGGTGCCGCCGATCCAGATGTCGCTGGAATACGCCGTGGAATTCATCGAGGACGACGAACTGGTCGAGATCACCCCGAAGAGCATCCGCCTGCGCAAGCGTCACCTGAAAGAGCACGAGCGCAAGAAGGCCAGCCGCGAAGCCGCATAA